A portion of the Kitasatospora sp. NBC_00240 genome contains these proteins:
- a CDS encoding IS3 family transposase, whose product MIDHLRDGFGVDPVCRVLDLSPSTYFARKTRPKSARQLRDEELIALVTAVWEDSGRTYGARRITRALVRAGHEVARCTVERLMRELGIEGVIRGRRRRTTIPEPAAPRPPDLVNRRFTADRPNQLWLADLTYVRTWSGWVYVAFVLDAHSRRIVGWQIADHMRTDLPLDALEMALWRQKIKKDAELIHHSDRGSQGGFNWSSQHPDLGGVRRGHSGLAFEDQRCSGGAASAVAR is encoded by the coding sequence GTGATCGACCACCTGCGTGACGGCTTCGGGGTCGATCCCGTATGCCGGGTGCTGGACCTGTCGCCCTCGACGTACTTCGCCCGCAAGACGCGCCCGAAATCGGCCCGGCAGCTCCGGGATGAAGAGCTGATTGCGCTGGTCACAGCGGTGTGGGAGGACTCCGGTCGCACCTACGGCGCCCGCCGCATCACTCGCGCGCTGGTCCGGGCCGGGCACGAGGTGGCGCGCTGCACCGTCGAGCGGCTGATGCGCGAGCTCGGCATCGAGGGCGTCATCCGCGGCCGGCGGCGCCGTACCACGATCCCGGAGCCGGCCGCGCCTCGCCCGCCGGACCTGGTCAACCGCCGGTTCACCGCCGATCGCCCGAACCAGCTGTGGCTGGCCGACCTCACCTACGTGCGGACCTGGTCGGGCTGGGTCTACGTGGCGTTCGTCCTGGACGCGCACTCGCGCCGGATCGTGGGGTGGCAGATCGCCGACCACATGCGCACCGACCTGCCGCTGGACGCGCTGGAGATGGCGCTGTGGCGACAGAAGATCAAGAAGGACGCCGAACTCATTCACCACAGCGACCGCGGGTCGCAAGGTGGATTCAACTGGTCGTCGCAACACCCTGATCTCGGAGGGGTGCGGCGTGGCCACAGCGGACTGGCGTTTGAAGACCAGCGATGTTCCGGAGGGGCGGCGTCGGCAGTGGCGCGCTGA
- a CDS encoding transposase: MPAPRKYPDELRERAVREVRSTGRPVAHVARDLGIHKEALRSWVRQAEADAGERDDRLTTVELDELKELRKEVAELRRANEILKAASVFFAQEIDRPRTRPSR, translated from the coding sequence ATGCCAGCACCACGCAAGTACCCCGATGAACTCCGCGAACGTGCCGTACGCGAGGTCCGCTCGACTGGCCGTCCCGTCGCTCACGTGGCCCGTGACCTGGGCATCCACAAGGAGGCCCTGCGGTCCTGGGTCCGCCAGGCCGAGGCCGACGCCGGAGAGCGCGACGACCGTCTCACCACCGTCGAGCTCGACGAGCTGAAGGAACTCCGCAAGGAAGTCGCCGAGTTGAGGCGGGCCAACGAAATTCTCAAAGCCGCCAGCGTGTTTTTTGCCCAGGAGATCGACCGTCCCCGGACGAGGCCGAGCAGGTGA
- a CDS encoding CHAT domain-containing protein translates to MEQWEELSAEVWSRLRRITGREDLPLVLEPRAVEQVTELTTLLASPNISVQVSIDIRYLLGWMHYYRSEALPPGDDVQDRNAALEMLTPIFISHPEAVAPMPKELLPALAARAAPAAIDLLRRAEGSSDPDVHDSAVGLWRRMADAIPAANPVYPAIQSNIGYALRSRFARFGEREDLEDAMHAGRAAVDATGSEDPDRALRLSNFGAMLGDRFERFGERQDLDDALSVLRLAAAVDASAPQDNNRTINILANLGHLRRTRFDRFGSWRDIDDAISSFRAAGAVGATTHEAPDRDAEVISDLAYLLSSRYVRMGGRRDLDEAIELVRAALLATPAEDPERLAHLSDLEMMLGLRFARYLAPEDLDGAVEAGRELVESIPAESVNRASSLTSLGVTLAFRFGQYGEKEDLDQAINLEWDALRLRPDDAFLVANILSNLGLALRIRFEEFGDLDDLEEAIYALRAATRLVPVEDPDYASLCFNLGIALQIRYERQGEVADLQDAASQYVAAANVELARPNTRIKAARAAAVLNAEWDPHEMSEVLETAVRLLPEVASPKIESGDRNYILGLFTGVASDAAALALSDTQIPESQRAARALRLLEGGRAVLLSQALDTRSDITDLREQQPRLAQRYIELRDLLDQSSDAGIDRHVAVGDFHAVLDEIRSLPGFASFARMPSIEEWLPQAASGPVVSFSVSPFRSDAMLMTTNGITSVNLPLLDIDTLKGQVKTFHEALGMTGDTNASFSDRKRAQGMVREMLVWLWEAAAEPVLDALGYRGPPSDDWPRVWWATGGLLGLLPLHAAGHHGPGLAGESVMDRVVSSYTPTIRALDYARRQYTAASQTSAATDDVRSLVVAMPTTPGQRALPFAAEEAALLASRLPSPALLVEPDHYSVDGADKAAFEAPTLSAVLDELPRCAIAHFACHGAHDTADPSRSYLLLHDHATAPLTIASLAPVRLERARLAYLSACRTAFHGTEMYDEAVHLAAAFQLAGFPHVIAALWEIYDPIAITIAESFYDQIRTSSTALEPSRAAVALHHAIRALRDKHPNLPSLWASYIHAGA, encoded by the coding sequence ATGGAGCAGTGGGAAGAGCTGTCTGCTGAGGTGTGGAGCCGGCTACGGCGCATCACTGGTCGCGAAGATCTACCCCTTGTACTCGAACCCAGGGCCGTGGAGCAGGTCACGGAGCTGACTACGCTCCTCGCCAGCCCGAATATAAGCGTTCAAGTCTCCATAGACATCCGGTACCTGCTGGGTTGGATGCACTATTACCGATCCGAGGCGCTTCCACCAGGCGATGATGTGCAGGACCGCAACGCTGCACTCGAGATGCTTACCCCCATCTTCATAAGCCATCCCGAGGCAGTGGCCCCTATGCCTAAGGAGCTTTTACCCGCACTGGCGGCGCGGGCAGCACCTGCCGCAATCGACTTGCTACGCCGGGCAGAGGGATCCTCTGATCCGGATGTGCATGATTCGGCGGTAGGATTGTGGCGTCGCATGGCCGATGCCATTCCTGCTGCGAATCCCGTTTATCCCGCCATTCAGTCGAATATAGGCTATGCGTTGAGATCTCGCTTCGCGCGCTTCGGAGAACGAGAAGATCTCGAAGATGCGATGCATGCCGGGCGGGCCGCGGTGGATGCGACTGGATCCGAAGACCCCGATCGTGCTTTGCGTCTGTCGAATTTCGGAGCGATGCTGGGGGACCGGTTCGAGCGTTTTGGGGAACGGCAGGACCTTGACGATGCGCTCAGTGTGCTTCGGTTGGCGGCAGCAGTAGACGCCTCCGCACCCCAAGACAACAATCGCACTATCAACATACTTGCCAATCTCGGGCACCTTCGGCGAACACGTTTCGATCGATTCGGGAGCTGGCGCGACATTGACGATGCCATCAGTTCCTTTCGAGCGGCGGGAGCGGTGGGTGCCACCACCCATGAGGCCCCCGACCGCGACGCGGAAGTAATTTCTGATCTCGCCTATCTGCTTAGTTCTCGGTACGTGCGCATGGGAGGAAGACGAGATCTTGACGAGGCGATCGAATTGGTTCGGGCAGCCCTTTTGGCGACCCCTGCCGAAGATCCCGAACGACTCGCGCACTTGTCTGATCTCGAGATGATGCTGGGCCTTCGGTTTGCGCGCTATTTGGCTCCGGAGGACCTTGACGGTGCGGTGGAGGCCGGGCGTGAGTTGGTGGAATCCATTCCCGCCGAGTCGGTCAACCGAGCGAGCAGCCTGACGTCCCTCGGGGTCACGCTGGCGTTCCGGTTTGGGCAGTACGGCGAAAAGGAAGACCTCGACCAGGCGATTAATCTGGAGTGGGACGCTCTGAGGCTGCGCCCTGATGATGCTTTTCTGGTGGCTAATATCCTATCGAATCTCGGGTTGGCACTCAGAATCCGGTTCGAAGAATTTGGAGACCTGGACGATCTGGAGGAGGCGATTTATGCGCTGCGGGCGGCGACGAGGTTAGTGCCTGTCGAAGATCCTGATTATGCCAGCCTCTGCTTCAATCTCGGGATTGCTCTGCAAATACGGTATGAGCGCCAGGGGGAAGTCGCCGACCTTCAGGATGCCGCGTCGCAGTACGTGGCGGCGGCGAATGTGGAGCTTGCGAGGCCGAATACCCGTATTAAGGCAGCTCGGGCTGCCGCTGTGTTGAACGCGGAGTGGGATCCTCATGAAATGTCTGAGGTGCTGGAGACCGCAGTGAGGTTGCTGCCCGAAGTTGCCTCACCGAAGATCGAGTCTGGAGACCGGAATTACATACTCGGTCTATTTACGGGGGTGGCGTCCGACGCCGCCGCCCTGGCCTTGTCAGACACTCAAATCCCTGAATCTCAACGCGCTGCGCGTGCCCTGAGACTCTTGGAAGGTGGGCGCGCGGTGCTGCTCAGTCAGGCATTGGACACTCGCAGTGACATCACCGATTTGCGGGAGCAACAGCCTCGGCTTGCACAGCGGTACATCGAGTTGCGCGATCTGCTTGACCAATCTTCGGATGCCGGCATAGACCGTCATGTCGCTGTCGGGGATTTTCATGCCGTACTCGACGAGATCCGCAGTCTACCTGGGTTCGCGTCTTTCGCCCGTATGCCTTCTATAGAGGAATGGCTTCCCCAAGCTGCTTCTGGACCAGTGGTTTCCTTCAGCGTCAGCCCCTTTCGAAGTGACGCAATGCTGATGACCACTAACGGAATTACTTCCGTCAATCTGCCTCTCCTCGACATTGACACGTTGAAGGGTCAGGTCAAGACTTTTCATGAGGCGCTGGGCATGACCGGCGACACCAATGCTTCATTCTCAGATCGCAAACGGGCCCAAGGCATGGTCCGCGAGATGCTTGTCTGGTTGTGGGAAGCGGCAGCTGAACCAGTTCTTGATGCACTCGGCTATCGCGGCCCACCCTCAGATGACTGGCCGCGGGTGTGGTGGGCAACTGGTGGTCTTCTTGGCCTGCTGCCCTTGCACGCAGCGGGGCACCATGGCCCTGGATTAGCCGGGGAGTCGGTCATGGACCGGGTCGTTTCTTCCTATACTCCGACCATCCGCGCCCTGGACTATGCTCGGCGGCAATACACGGCTGCCTCCCAGACTTCAGCCGCCACTGATGATGTCCGGTCACTTGTGGTCGCCATGCCCACCACGCCTGGCCAACGGGCTCTGCCTTTCGCAGCCGAAGAAGCAGCCCTGCTGGCCAGCCGCCTTCCCTCTCCAGCGCTGCTGGTGGAGCCTGACCACTACTCGGTTGATGGCGCGGATAAGGCCGCGTTCGAAGCCCCGACCCTGTCCGCGGTGCTTGATGAGTTGCCGCGCTGCGCGATCGCGCACTTTGCCTGCCACGGCGCCCATGACACAGCCGACCCTTCCCGCAGCTATTTACTGCTGCATGACCACGCCACCGCTCCTCTGACCATTGCAAGTCTCGCGCCTGTCCGACTAGAACGCGCCCGACTGGCCTACCTGTCCGCCTGTCGAACTGCTTTCCACGGCACCGAAATGTATGACGAAGCCGTCCATTTGGCTGCAGCCTTTCAGCTCGCAGGATTCCCGCACGTTATAGCCGCTCTCTGGGAAATCTACGACCCCATTGCTATTACTATCGCGGAGTCGTTCTATGATCAGATTCGCACCAGCAGCACGGCACTGGAGCCCAGCCGCGCGGCCGTAGCCCTGCATCATGCCATACGAGCGCTTCGCGATAAGCACCCCAATCTTCCCTCCCTTTGGGCCTCCTACATCCACGCCGGCGCCTGA
- a CDS encoding winged helix-turn-helix domain-containing protein, whose protein sequence is MRYAQGGGLTDAERAARERIRRQAVERFEGGEKNREIAAALRVSVRSVERWRRQWREGGAAGVASKGSPGRPKLSDSQIARLERELERGPLAHGWEDQRWTLARVKTLIGRLFHVSYTVEGTWVLLKRHGWSWQQPARRAIERDDAAVELWKKDTWPRVKAPRRPAGPGSSLRTRPGSR, encoded by the coding sequence GTGAGGTATGCACAGGGCGGCGGTTTGACCGACGCGGAGAGGGCCGCGCGGGAGCGGATCCGGCGGCAGGCCGTGGAACGCTTCGAGGGCGGCGAGAAGAACCGGGAGATCGCGGCCGCGCTGCGGGTGAGCGTGCGTTCGGTGGAGCGCTGGCGCCGGCAGTGGCGCGAGGGCGGTGCAGCGGGAGTCGCCTCGAAGGGCTCGCCCGGTCGCCCGAAGCTGTCCGATTCCCAGATCGCGCGGCTGGAGCGGGAGTTGGAGCGTGGGCCGCTGGCCCACGGCTGGGAGGACCAGCGGTGGACTCTGGCACGGGTGAAGACGTTGATCGGCCGGCTGTTCCACGTCTCCTACACCGTGGAGGGCACGTGGGTCCTGCTCAAGCGGCACGGCTGGTCCTGGCAGCAGCCGGCTCGCCGGGCGATCGAGCGCGACGATGCGGCCGTTGAGTTGTGGAAGAAGGACACGTGGCCGCGGGTAAAAGCGCCGCGGCGGCCCGCGGGGCCTGGCTCGTCTTTGAGGACGAGGCCGGGCAGTCGATGA
- a CDS encoding transposase: MRPPRARTWGRLGCTPVVRVRGRGAGRVSMAGLSCYKPGQRSRMFYSFHVYRGRKGEKKGLTWQDYRDLLIRAHIQLGGPIVLVWDNLRAHLMPPMQEFVQASKDWLTVFQLPSYAPDLNPQEGIWALVKRTIGNLAAANLDQLARAVRRSLKQIQYRPHLIDGCLASTGLIMDG; this comes from the coding sequence ATGAGGCCGCCGCGTGCCAGGACCTGGGGCAGGCTCGGCTGCACCCCTGTTGTGCGGGTGCGTGGTCGGGGCGCCGGCCGGGTCTCCATGGCGGGGCTGAGCTGCTACAAGCCCGGTCAGCGGTCCCGGATGTTCTACAGCTTCCACGTCTACCGTGGCCGCAAGGGTGAGAAGAAGGGCCTGACCTGGCAGGACTACCGGGACCTGCTCATCCGCGCGCACATCCAGCTCGGCGGCCCGATCGTGCTCGTGTGGGACAACCTGCGTGCCCACCTGATGCCGCCGATGCAGGAGTTCGTCCAGGCGAGCAAGGACTGGCTGACCGTCTTCCAGCTCCCCTCGTATGCACCGGACCTCAACCCACAAGAGGGCATCTGGGCGCTGGTCAAGCGCACCATCGGCAACCTCGCCGCCGCGAACCTCGACCAGCTGGCCCGAGCCGTCAGGCGCAGCCTGAAGCAGATCCAGTACCGACCCCACCTCATCGACGGGTGCCTCGCCTCCACCGGCCTGATCATGGACGGCTGA
- a CDS encoding IS1380 family transposase — MQSSHAVPAVSVVFDESNLIADAGLVPLVRLAERAGLPALVGDRLRIEGTGSGAGAHPGAKVMTLVAAMCAGADSIDDTDRLRHGAVGRLFGGVRAPSTLGTFLHAFTHGHNRQLHSVHRDFLARLARTTPLLPDVDRVAFVDIDPTHRRVYGRAKQGAEVGRFKGVRTLHPILATLSTPSARPVIAAVRLRRGKAADARGAGPFTAEALAATRQAGASGTVIVRADSQFYNADVVAACRRANARFSVTVRMNPHVAAAISAIDEAAWTAIRYPDAFVDPDTGELVSDAEVAETTYTAFTGRKKAEHVTARLVVRRVRRLNTEVTAGQGELFAAWRYHPVFTDNPFEMLQAELQHRQHAVIEQVIADGKGSALAHLPSGNFQANAAWLTLWAIAHNLLRAAGSLAGSFHARATTATLRAHLVNVPARLARSARRATLHLPDRWPWQHAFTDLFDTAHAPPG, encoded by the coding sequence GTGCAATCATCTCACGCTGTCCCGGCCGTCTCCGTCGTGTTCGACGAGTCGAATCTGATCGCGGACGCGGGGCTGGTCCCACTGGTCCGCCTGGCCGAGCGCGCCGGCCTGCCCGCCCTGGTCGGCGACAGGTTGCGCATCGAAGGCACCGGCAGCGGTGCCGGTGCCCATCCGGGTGCGAAGGTGATGACGCTGGTCGCGGCGATGTGCGCCGGGGCCGACTCGATCGACGACACCGACCGGCTCCGGCACGGCGCGGTGGGCCGACTGTTCGGCGGGGTGCGAGCGCCGTCCACCCTGGGCACCTTCCTGCACGCCTTCACCCACGGGCACAACCGCCAACTCCATTCGGTGCACCGGGACTTCCTCGCCCGCCTGGCCCGGACCACCCCCCTGCTGCCCGACGTCGACCGGGTGGCGTTCGTGGACATCGACCCCACCCACCGACGCGTCTACGGCCGGGCCAAGCAGGGCGCCGAGGTCGGCCGGTTCAAGGGCGTACGCACCCTGCACCCGATCCTCGCCACCCTCTCCACCCCGTCGGCCCGCCCGGTGATCGCGGCGGTCCGGCTGCGGCGGGGCAAAGCGGCCGACGCCCGCGGAGCCGGGCCCTTCACCGCCGAGGCCCTCGCGGCCACCCGGCAGGCCGGCGCGAGCGGCACGGTGATCGTCCGCGCGGACAGCCAGTTCTACAACGCCGACGTCGTGGCCGCCTGCCGCCGGGCGAACGCCCGATTCTCCGTGACCGTGCGGATGAACCCGCACGTCGCCGCCGCGATCAGCGCCATCGACGAGGCCGCGTGGACGGCGATCCGCTACCCGGACGCGTTCGTGGACCCCGACACCGGCGAGCTGGTCTCCGACGCCGAGGTCGCCGAGACCACCTACACCGCGTTCACCGGCCGCAAGAAGGCCGAGCACGTCACCGCGCGCCTGGTCGTGCGCCGCGTCCGCCGCCTGAACACCGAGGTCACAGCCGGGCAGGGCGAGCTTTTCGCGGCCTGGCGCTACCACCCGGTGTTCACCGACAACCCGTTCGAGATGCTCCAGGCCGAGCTGCAGCACCGCCAGCACGCCGTGATCGAGCAGGTCATCGCGGACGGCAAGGGATCGGCCCTGGCCCACCTGCCCTCCGGCAACTTCCAGGCCAACGCCGCCTGGCTGACCCTGTGGGCGATCGCCCACAACCTGCTGCGGGCCGCCGGCAGCCTCGCCGGCTCCTTCCACGCCCGGGCGACCACCGCCACCCTGCGGGCCCACCTGGTCAACGTCCCCGCTCGGCTGGCCCGTTCAGCCCGTCGGGCAACACTCCACCTGCCCGACCGATGGCCCTGGCAGCACGCCTTCACCGACCTGTTCGACACCGCCCACGCACCACCGGGCTGA